A section of the Vespa velutina chromosome 6, iVesVel2.1, whole genome shotgun sequence genome encodes:
- the LOC124949894 gene encoding PDZ and LIM domain protein 3 isoform X1: MTRKQTLIIKLKRSSTGRPWGIRIAGGADLGSPIVVTRSENEELQRGDVIKKIDDYDTRDVRHVDAQNLLQKSERIKLVVERSEHSRASRIDTPTTSPMIIGSIIGGRAAVTSLAKPTKIPGELPKSPVPPPSFEEYIPSPIPSDRFQPAHEHLDEVREERVYLSQPYRTTPLVLPGAKVKKDAPLGECYLRHHPNPMIRAAPHHYEPAHPEVAMKQKVAETVLQRVLGPNDVPKVVHKQFNSPIGLYSEQNIADTIKCQASAIPTPYIKSNLNGNANVNGKAGPKMSVKYDPSKSEAYKALQEEALGDTVQEVRQPARTGVFSPQKANYNRIPHARPKSPAASYVNVLDDDGEKIHQSNSFKRIMYSVLGQTDY, translated from the exons ATGACGAGAAAGCAAACTTTGATCATAAAACTTAAAAGATCCAGTACTGGTAGACCTTGGGGAATAAGAATTGCTGGTGGAGCTGATTTGGGTTCACCTATTGTCGTCACCCGC TCGGAGAACGAGGAGCTCCAGAGGGGTgacgtgataaaaaaaatcgacgattACGACACACGTGATGTGAGGCATGTAGACGCCCAAAATCTTCTACAAAAGTCTGAAAGAATAAAGCTCGTCGTGGAAAGGTCCGAACATTCTAGAGCATCTCGTATCGACACTCCTACAACATCGCCTATGATTATCGGCTCGATCATTGGCGGCAGGGCTGCGGTTACTAGTCT AGCTAAACCAACTAAAATACCAGGGGAATTACCAAAAAGTCCGGTACCACCGCCATCATTCGAAGAATATATACCATCTCCAATTCCGTCGGATCGTTTCCAACCAGCACACGAACATCTCGATGAAGTCCGCGAGGAACGAGTTTATTTATCACAG ccATACCGTACAACTCCTTTAGTCTTACCAGGTGCCAAGGTTAAAAAGGATGCACCCTTGGGAGAATGCTACCTTCGTCATCATCCCAATCCTATGATTCGTGCTGCACCACATCATTACGAACCAGCTCATCCTGAAGTAGCTATGAAACAAAAA GTGGCGGAAACGGTACTTCAACGTGTTTTGGGACCGAATGACGTTCCAAAG GTTGTCCATAAACAATTCAATTCTCCGATTGGACTTTACTCCGAACAAAATATTGCAGATACTATCAAATGTCAGGCATCGGCCATACC AACGCCTTACATCAAAAGCAATCTGAATGGAAATGCAAATGTGAATGGAAAAGCAGG TCCAAAGATGTCAGTAAAGTACGATCCGAGCAAGAGTGAAGCTTATAAGGCCCTACAAGAAGAAGCTCTCGGTGATACGGTCCAAGAGGTTAGGCAGCCGGCACGTACCGGTGTTTTTTCCCCACAAAAAGCCAATTATAATAGG ATTCCCCATGCACGACCAAAGAGCCCTGCTGCATCATAC GTGAACGTTCTTGACGATGACGGTGAAAAAATACATCAAAGCAACAGCTTCAAGAGGATTATGTATAGTGTCCTGGGACAAacagattattaa
- the LOC124949894 gene encoding PDZ and LIM domain protein 3 isoform X6, producing MTRKQTLIIKLKRSSTGRPWGIRIAGGADLGSPIVVTRSENEELQRGDVIKKIDDYDTRDVRHVDAQNLLQKSERIKLVVERSEHSRASRIDTPTTSPMIIGSIIGGRAAVTSLAKPTKIPGELPKSPVPPPSFEEYIPSPIPSDRFQPAHEHLDEVREERVYLSQPYRTTPLVLPGAKVKKDAPLGECYLRHHPNPMIRAAPHHYEPAHPEVAMKQKVVHKQFNSPIGLYSEQNIADTIKCQASAIPPKMSVKYDPSKSEAYKALQEEALGDTVQEVRQPARTGVFSPQKANYNRIPHARPKSPAASYVNVLDDDGEKIHQSNSFKRIMYSVLGQTDY from the exons ATGACGAGAAAGCAAACTTTGATCATAAAACTTAAAAGATCCAGTACTGGTAGACCTTGGGGAATAAGAATTGCTGGTGGAGCTGATTTGGGTTCACCTATTGTCGTCACCCGC TCGGAGAACGAGGAGCTCCAGAGGGGTgacgtgataaaaaaaatcgacgattACGACACACGTGATGTGAGGCATGTAGACGCCCAAAATCTTCTACAAAAGTCTGAAAGAATAAAGCTCGTCGTGGAAAGGTCCGAACATTCTAGAGCATCTCGTATCGACACTCCTACAACATCGCCTATGATTATCGGCTCGATCATTGGCGGCAGGGCTGCGGTTACTAGTCT AGCTAAACCAACTAAAATACCAGGGGAATTACCAAAAAGTCCGGTACCACCGCCATCATTCGAAGAATATATACCATCTCCAATTCCGTCGGATCGTTTCCAACCAGCACACGAACATCTCGATGAAGTCCGCGAGGAACGAGTTTATTTATCACAG ccATACCGTACAACTCCTTTAGTCTTACCAGGTGCCAAGGTTAAAAAGGATGCACCCTTGGGAGAATGCTACCTTCGTCATCATCCCAATCCTATGATTCGTGCTGCACCACATCATTACGAACCAGCTCATCCTGAAGTAGCTATGAAACAAAAA GTTGTCCATAAACAATTCAATTCTCCGATTGGACTTTACTCCGAACAAAATATTGCAGATACTATCAAATGTCAGGCATCGGCCATACC TCCAAAGATGTCAGTAAAGTACGATCCGAGCAAGAGTGAAGCTTATAAGGCCCTACAAGAAGAAGCTCTCGGTGATACGGTCCAAGAGGTTAGGCAGCCGGCACGTACCGGTGTTTTTTCCCCACAAAAAGCCAATTATAATAGG ATTCCCCATGCACGACCAAAGAGCCCTGCTGCATCATAC GTGAACGTTCTTGACGATGACGGTGAAAAAATACATCAAAGCAACAGCTTCAAGAGGATTATGTATAGTGTCCTGGGACAAacagattattaa
- the LOC124949894 gene encoding PDZ and LIM domain protein 3 isoform X7, with the protein MTRKQTLIIKLKRSSTGRPWGIRIAGGADLGSPIVVTRSENEELQRGDVIKKIDDYDTRDVRHVDAQNLLQKSERIKLVVERAKPTKIPGELPKSPVPPPSFEEYIPSPIPSDRFQPAHEHLDEVREERVYLSQPYRTTPLVLPGAKVKKDAPLGECYLRHHPNPMIRAAPHHYEPAHPEVAMKQKVVHKQFNSPIGLYSEQNIADTIKCQASAIPPKMSVKYDPSKSEAYKALQEEALGDTVQEVRQPARTGVFSPQKANYNRIPHARPKSPAASYVNVLDDDGEKIHQSNSFKRIMYSVLGQTDY; encoded by the exons ATGACGAGAAAGCAAACTTTGATCATAAAACTTAAAAGATCCAGTACTGGTAGACCTTGGGGAATAAGAATTGCTGGTGGAGCTGATTTGGGTTCACCTATTGTCGTCACCCGC TCGGAGAACGAGGAGCTCCAGAGGGGTgacgtgataaaaaaaatcgacgattACGACACACGTGATGTGAGGCATGTAGACGCCCAAAATCTTCTACAAAAGTCTGAAAGAATAAAGCTCGTCGTGGAAAG AGCTAAACCAACTAAAATACCAGGGGAATTACCAAAAAGTCCGGTACCACCGCCATCATTCGAAGAATATATACCATCTCCAATTCCGTCGGATCGTTTCCAACCAGCACACGAACATCTCGATGAAGTCCGCGAGGAACGAGTTTATTTATCACAG ccATACCGTACAACTCCTTTAGTCTTACCAGGTGCCAAGGTTAAAAAGGATGCACCCTTGGGAGAATGCTACCTTCGTCATCATCCCAATCCTATGATTCGTGCTGCACCACATCATTACGAACCAGCTCATCCTGAAGTAGCTATGAAACAAAAA GTTGTCCATAAACAATTCAATTCTCCGATTGGACTTTACTCCGAACAAAATATTGCAGATACTATCAAATGTCAGGCATCGGCCATACC TCCAAAGATGTCAGTAAAGTACGATCCGAGCAAGAGTGAAGCTTATAAGGCCCTACAAGAAGAAGCTCTCGGTGATACGGTCCAAGAGGTTAGGCAGCCGGCACGTACCGGTGTTTTTTCCCCACAAAAAGCCAATTATAATAGG ATTCCCCATGCACGACCAAAGAGCCCTGCTGCATCATAC GTGAACGTTCTTGACGATGACGGTGAAAAAATACATCAAAGCAACAGCTTCAAGAGGATTATGTATAGTGTCCTGGGACAAacagattattaa
- the LOC124949894 gene encoding PDZ and LIM domain protein 3 isoform X3 — MTRKQTLIIKLKRSSTGRPWGIRIAGGADLGSPIVVTRSENEELQRGDVIKKIDDYDTRDVRHVDAQNLLQKSERIKLVVERSEHSRASRIDTPTTSPMIIGSIIGGRAAVTSLAKPTKIPGELPKSPVPPPSFEEYIPSPIPSDRFQPAHEHLDEVREERVYLSQPYRTTPLVLPGAKVKKDAPLGECYLRHHPNPMIRAAPHHYEPAHPEVAMKQKVVHKQFNSPIGLYSEQNIADTIKCQASAIPTPYIKSNLNGNANVNGKAGPKMSVKYDPSKSEAYKALQEEALGDTVQEVRQPARTGVFSPQKANYNRIPHARPKSPAASYVNVLDDDGEKIHQSNSFKRIMYSVLGQTDY; from the exons ATGACGAGAAAGCAAACTTTGATCATAAAACTTAAAAGATCCAGTACTGGTAGACCTTGGGGAATAAGAATTGCTGGTGGAGCTGATTTGGGTTCACCTATTGTCGTCACCCGC TCGGAGAACGAGGAGCTCCAGAGGGGTgacgtgataaaaaaaatcgacgattACGACACACGTGATGTGAGGCATGTAGACGCCCAAAATCTTCTACAAAAGTCTGAAAGAATAAAGCTCGTCGTGGAAAGGTCCGAACATTCTAGAGCATCTCGTATCGACACTCCTACAACATCGCCTATGATTATCGGCTCGATCATTGGCGGCAGGGCTGCGGTTACTAGTCT AGCTAAACCAACTAAAATACCAGGGGAATTACCAAAAAGTCCGGTACCACCGCCATCATTCGAAGAATATATACCATCTCCAATTCCGTCGGATCGTTTCCAACCAGCACACGAACATCTCGATGAAGTCCGCGAGGAACGAGTTTATTTATCACAG ccATACCGTACAACTCCTTTAGTCTTACCAGGTGCCAAGGTTAAAAAGGATGCACCCTTGGGAGAATGCTACCTTCGTCATCATCCCAATCCTATGATTCGTGCTGCACCACATCATTACGAACCAGCTCATCCTGAAGTAGCTATGAAACAAAAA GTTGTCCATAAACAATTCAATTCTCCGATTGGACTTTACTCCGAACAAAATATTGCAGATACTATCAAATGTCAGGCATCGGCCATACC AACGCCTTACATCAAAAGCAATCTGAATGGAAATGCAAATGTGAATGGAAAAGCAGG TCCAAAGATGTCAGTAAAGTACGATCCGAGCAAGAGTGAAGCTTATAAGGCCCTACAAGAAGAAGCTCTCGGTGATACGGTCCAAGAGGTTAGGCAGCCGGCACGTACCGGTGTTTTTTCCCCACAAAAAGCCAATTATAATAGG ATTCCCCATGCACGACCAAAGAGCCCTGCTGCATCATAC GTGAACGTTCTTGACGATGACGGTGAAAAAATACATCAAAGCAACAGCTTCAAGAGGATTATGTATAGTGTCCTGGGACAAacagattattaa
- the LOC124949894 gene encoding PDZ and LIM domain protein 3 isoform X4, giving the protein MTRKQTLIIKLKRSSTGRPWGIRIAGGADLGSPIVVTRSENEELQRGDVIKKIDDYDTRDVRHVDAQNLLQKSERIKLVVERSEHSRASRIDTPTTSPMIIGSIIGGRAAVTSLAKPTKIPGELPKSPVPPPSFEEYIPSPIPSDRFQPAHEHLDEVREERVYLSQPYRTTPLVLPGAKVKKDAPLGECYLRHHPNPMIRAAPHHYEPAHPEVAMKQKVAETVLQRVLGPNDVPKVVHKQFNSPIGLYSEQNIADTIKCQASAIPPKMSVKYDPSKSEAYKALQEEALGDTVQEVRQPARTGVFSPQKANYNRIPHARPKSPAASYVNVLDDDGEKIHQSNSFKRIMYSVLGQTDY; this is encoded by the exons ATGACGAGAAAGCAAACTTTGATCATAAAACTTAAAAGATCCAGTACTGGTAGACCTTGGGGAATAAGAATTGCTGGTGGAGCTGATTTGGGTTCACCTATTGTCGTCACCCGC TCGGAGAACGAGGAGCTCCAGAGGGGTgacgtgataaaaaaaatcgacgattACGACACACGTGATGTGAGGCATGTAGACGCCCAAAATCTTCTACAAAAGTCTGAAAGAATAAAGCTCGTCGTGGAAAGGTCCGAACATTCTAGAGCATCTCGTATCGACACTCCTACAACATCGCCTATGATTATCGGCTCGATCATTGGCGGCAGGGCTGCGGTTACTAGTCT AGCTAAACCAACTAAAATACCAGGGGAATTACCAAAAAGTCCGGTACCACCGCCATCATTCGAAGAATATATACCATCTCCAATTCCGTCGGATCGTTTCCAACCAGCACACGAACATCTCGATGAAGTCCGCGAGGAACGAGTTTATTTATCACAG ccATACCGTACAACTCCTTTAGTCTTACCAGGTGCCAAGGTTAAAAAGGATGCACCCTTGGGAGAATGCTACCTTCGTCATCATCCCAATCCTATGATTCGTGCTGCACCACATCATTACGAACCAGCTCATCCTGAAGTAGCTATGAAACAAAAA GTGGCGGAAACGGTACTTCAACGTGTTTTGGGACCGAATGACGTTCCAAAG GTTGTCCATAAACAATTCAATTCTCCGATTGGACTTTACTCCGAACAAAATATTGCAGATACTATCAAATGTCAGGCATCGGCCATACC TCCAAAGATGTCAGTAAAGTACGATCCGAGCAAGAGTGAAGCTTATAAGGCCCTACAAGAAGAAGCTCTCGGTGATACGGTCCAAGAGGTTAGGCAGCCGGCACGTACCGGTGTTTTTTCCCCACAAAAAGCCAATTATAATAGG ATTCCCCATGCACGACCAAAGAGCCCTGCTGCATCATAC GTGAACGTTCTTGACGATGACGGTGAAAAAATACATCAAAGCAACAGCTTCAAGAGGATTATGTATAGTGTCCTGGGACAAacagattattaa
- the LOC124949894 gene encoding PDZ and LIM domain protein 3 isoform X5 — MTRKQTLIIKLKRSSTGRPWGIRIAGGADLGSPIVVTRSENEELQRGDVIKKIDDYDTRDVRHVDAQNLLQKSERIKLVVERAKPTKIPGELPKSPVPPPSFEEYIPSPIPSDRFQPAHEHLDEVREERVYLSQPYRTTPLVLPGAKVKKDAPLGECYLRHHPNPMIRAAPHHYEPAHPEVAMKQKVAETVLQRVLGPNDVPKVVHKQFNSPIGLYSEQNIADTIKCQASAIPTPYIKSNLNGNANVNGKAGPKMSVKYDPSKSEAYKALQEEALGDTVQEVRQPARTGVFSPQKANYNRIPHARPKSPAASYVNVLDDDGEKIHQSNSFKRIMYSVLGQTDY, encoded by the exons ATGACGAGAAAGCAAACTTTGATCATAAAACTTAAAAGATCCAGTACTGGTAGACCTTGGGGAATAAGAATTGCTGGTGGAGCTGATTTGGGTTCACCTATTGTCGTCACCCGC TCGGAGAACGAGGAGCTCCAGAGGGGTgacgtgataaaaaaaatcgacgattACGACACACGTGATGTGAGGCATGTAGACGCCCAAAATCTTCTACAAAAGTCTGAAAGAATAAAGCTCGTCGTGGAAAG AGCTAAACCAACTAAAATACCAGGGGAATTACCAAAAAGTCCGGTACCACCGCCATCATTCGAAGAATATATACCATCTCCAATTCCGTCGGATCGTTTCCAACCAGCACACGAACATCTCGATGAAGTCCGCGAGGAACGAGTTTATTTATCACAG ccATACCGTACAACTCCTTTAGTCTTACCAGGTGCCAAGGTTAAAAAGGATGCACCCTTGGGAGAATGCTACCTTCGTCATCATCCCAATCCTATGATTCGTGCTGCACCACATCATTACGAACCAGCTCATCCTGAAGTAGCTATGAAACAAAAA GTGGCGGAAACGGTACTTCAACGTGTTTTGGGACCGAATGACGTTCCAAAG GTTGTCCATAAACAATTCAATTCTCCGATTGGACTTTACTCCGAACAAAATATTGCAGATACTATCAAATGTCAGGCATCGGCCATACC AACGCCTTACATCAAAAGCAATCTGAATGGAAATGCAAATGTGAATGGAAAAGCAGG TCCAAAGATGTCAGTAAAGTACGATCCGAGCAAGAGTGAAGCTTATAAGGCCCTACAAGAAGAAGCTCTCGGTGATACGGTCCAAGAGGTTAGGCAGCCGGCACGTACCGGTGTTTTTTCCCCACAAAAAGCCAATTATAATAGG ATTCCCCATGCACGACCAAAGAGCCCTGCTGCATCATAC GTGAACGTTCTTGACGATGACGGTGAAAAAATACATCAAAGCAACAGCTTCAAGAGGATTATGTATAGTGTCCTGGGACAAacagattattaa
- the LOC124949894 gene encoding PDZ and LIM domain protein 3 isoform X9: MTRKQTLIIKLKRSSTGRPWGIRIAGGADLGSPIVVTRSENEELQRGDVIKKIDDYDTRDVRHVDAQNLLQKSERIKLVVERSEHSRASRIDTPTTSPMIIGSIIGGRAAVTSLAKPTKIPGELPKSPVPPPSFEEYIPSPIPSDRFQPAHEHLDEVREERVYLSQPYRTTPLVLPGAKVKKDAPLGECYLRHHPNPMIRAAPHHYEPAHPEVAMKQKVAETVLQRVLGPNDVPKVVHKQFNSPIGLYSEQNIADTIKCQASAIPTPYIKSNLNGNANVNGKAG; this comes from the exons ATGACGAGAAAGCAAACTTTGATCATAAAACTTAAAAGATCCAGTACTGGTAGACCTTGGGGAATAAGAATTGCTGGTGGAGCTGATTTGGGTTCACCTATTGTCGTCACCCGC TCGGAGAACGAGGAGCTCCAGAGGGGTgacgtgataaaaaaaatcgacgattACGACACACGTGATGTGAGGCATGTAGACGCCCAAAATCTTCTACAAAAGTCTGAAAGAATAAAGCTCGTCGTGGAAAGGTCCGAACATTCTAGAGCATCTCGTATCGACACTCCTACAACATCGCCTATGATTATCGGCTCGATCATTGGCGGCAGGGCTGCGGTTACTAGTCT AGCTAAACCAACTAAAATACCAGGGGAATTACCAAAAAGTCCGGTACCACCGCCATCATTCGAAGAATATATACCATCTCCAATTCCGTCGGATCGTTTCCAACCAGCACACGAACATCTCGATGAAGTCCGCGAGGAACGAGTTTATTTATCACAG ccATACCGTACAACTCCTTTAGTCTTACCAGGTGCCAAGGTTAAAAAGGATGCACCCTTGGGAGAATGCTACCTTCGTCATCATCCCAATCCTATGATTCGTGCTGCACCACATCATTACGAACCAGCTCATCCTGAAGTAGCTATGAAACAAAAA GTGGCGGAAACGGTACTTCAACGTGTTTTGGGACCGAATGACGTTCCAAAG GTTGTCCATAAACAATTCAATTCTCCGATTGGACTTTACTCCGAACAAAATATTGCAGATACTATCAAATGTCAGGCATCGGCCATACC AACGCCTTACATCAAAAGCAATCTGAATGGAAATGCAAATGTGAATGGAAAAGCAGG GTGA
- the LOC124949894 gene encoding PDZ and LIM domain protein 3 isoform X2, whose protein sequence is MTRKQTLIIKLKRSSTGRPWGIRIAGGADLGSPIVVTRSENEELQRGDVIKKIDDYDTRDVRHVDAQNLLQKSERIKLVVERSEHSRASRIDTPTTSPMIIGSIIGGRAAVTSLAKPTKIPGELPKSPVPPPSFEEYIPSPIPSDRFQPAHEHLDEVREERVYLSQPYRTTPLVLPGAKVKKDAPLGECYLRHHPNPMIRAAPHHYEPAHPEVAMKQKVAETVLQRVLGPNDVPKVVHKQFNSPIGLYSEQNIADTIKCQASAIPTPYIKSNLNGNANVNGKAGPKMSVKYDPSKSEAYKALQEEALGDTVQEVRQPARTGVFSPQKANYNRIPHARPKSPAASYGGNYRRPFPLPFIKDRINDY, encoded by the exons ATGACGAGAAAGCAAACTTTGATCATAAAACTTAAAAGATCCAGTACTGGTAGACCTTGGGGAATAAGAATTGCTGGTGGAGCTGATTTGGGTTCACCTATTGTCGTCACCCGC TCGGAGAACGAGGAGCTCCAGAGGGGTgacgtgataaaaaaaatcgacgattACGACACACGTGATGTGAGGCATGTAGACGCCCAAAATCTTCTACAAAAGTCTGAAAGAATAAAGCTCGTCGTGGAAAGGTCCGAACATTCTAGAGCATCTCGTATCGACACTCCTACAACATCGCCTATGATTATCGGCTCGATCATTGGCGGCAGGGCTGCGGTTACTAGTCT AGCTAAACCAACTAAAATACCAGGGGAATTACCAAAAAGTCCGGTACCACCGCCATCATTCGAAGAATATATACCATCTCCAATTCCGTCGGATCGTTTCCAACCAGCACACGAACATCTCGATGAAGTCCGCGAGGAACGAGTTTATTTATCACAG ccATACCGTACAACTCCTTTAGTCTTACCAGGTGCCAAGGTTAAAAAGGATGCACCCTTGGGAGAATGCTACCTTCGTCATCATCCCAATCCTATGATTCGTGCTGCACCACATCATTACGAACCAGCTCATCCTGAAGTAGCTATGAAACAAAAA GTGGCGGAAACGGTACTTCAACGTGTTTTGGGACCGAATGACGTTCCAAAG GTTGTCCATAAACAATTCAATTCTCCGATTGGACTTTACTCCGAACAAAATATTGCAGATACTATCAAATGTCAGGCATCGGCCATACC AACGCCTTACATCAAAAGCAATCTGAATGGAAATGCAAATGTGAATGGAAAAGCAGG TCCAAAGATGTCAGTAAAGTACGATCCGAGCAAGAGTGAAGCTTATAAGGCCCTACAAGAAGAAGCTCTCGGTGATACGGTCCAAGAGGTTAGGCAGCCGGCACGTACCGGTGTTTTTTCCCCACAAAAAGCCAATTATAATAGG ATTCCCCATGCACGACCAAAGAGCCCTGCTGCATCATAC GGTGGAAATTATAGACGTCCCTTCCCCCTTCCTTTCATTAAGGATCGCATCAACgactattaa
- the LOC124949894 gene encoding PDZ and LIM domain protein 3 isoform X8 has translation MTRKQTLIIKLKRSSTGRPWGIRIAGGADLGSPIVVTRSENEELQRGDVIKKIDDYDTRDVRHVDAQNLLQKSERIKLVVERSEHSRASRIDTPTTSPMIIGSIIGGRAAVTSLAKPTKIPGELPKSPVPPPSFEEYIPSPIPSDRFQPAHEHLDEVREERVYLSQPYRTTPLVLPGAKVKKDAPLGECYLRHHPNPMIRAAPHHYEPAHPEVAMKQKVAETVLQRVLGPNDVPKVVHKQFNSPIGLYSEQNIADTIKCQASAIPIFIDFSFVKQKQDIQEQARILKEQAKAASSKNVWPQFNKPN, from the exons ATGACGAGAAAGCAAACTTTGATCATAAAACTTAAAAGATCCAGTACTGGTAGACCTTGGGGAATAAGAATTGCTGGTGGAGCTGATTTGGGTTCACCTATTGTCGTCACCCGC TCGGAGAACGAGGAGCTCCAGAGGGGTgacgtgataaaaaaaatcgacgattACGACACACGTGATGTGAGGCATGTAGACGCCCAAAATCTTCTACAAAAGTCTGAAAGAATAAAGCTCGTCGTGGAAAGGTCCGAACATTCTAGAGCATCTCGTATCGACACTCCTACAACATCGCCTATGATTATCGGCTCGATCATTGGCGGCAGGGCTGCGGTTACTAGTCT AGCTAAACCAACTAAAATACCAGGGGAATTACCAAAAAGTCCGGTACCACCGCCATCATTCGAAGAATATATACCATCTCCAATTCCGTCGGATCGTTTCCAACCAGCACACGAACATCTCGATGAAGTCCGCGAGGAACGAGTTTATTTATCACAG ccATACCGTACAACTCCTTTAGTCTTACCAGGTGCCAAGGTTAAAAAGGATGCACCCTTGGGAGAATGCTACCTTCGTCATCATCCCAATCCTATGATTCGTGCTGCACCACATCATTACGAACCAGCTCATCCTGAAGTAGCTATGAAACAAAAA GTGGCGGAAACGGTACTTCAACGTGTTTTGGGACCGAATGACGTTCCAAAG GTTGTCCATAAACAATTCAATTCTCCGATTGGACTTTACTCCGAACAAAATATTGCAGATACTATCAAATGTCAGGCATCGGCCATACC CATTTTCATAGATTTTTCCTTCGTGAAACAAAAACAGGATATACAGGAGCAGGCGAGAATTTTGAAGGAACAGGCCAAAGCCGCTTCCTCGAAGAACGTGTGGCCGCAATTTAATAAACCAAATTAG
- the LOC124949893 gene encoding isovaleryl-CoA dehydrogenase, mitochondrial, with translation MWYFNLLKNVRLKNSIKYIYECNVKYSTRYYKINENTFGLNDQQKELRNLIFDFAQKELAPKATEIDRKNNFDELRTFWKKLGNLGLLGITADTEYGGTGGSYFEHVIVMEEISRACAAIGLSYGAHSNLCVNQINRNGTNKQKQKYLPKLCSGEHIGALAMSEPEAGSDVVSMKLKAERKGDYFVLNGNKFWITNGPDADVLVVYAKTNPNNLKPQHGITAFIIERGMEGFSTAQKLDKLGMRGSNTSELIFEDCKVPVENVLGELNKGIYVLFSGLDLERLILAGGPLGILQACCDVAFEYAHTRKQFGKYISEFQLIQGKIADMYTTLSASRSYLYSIARSCDAGHVNRKDCAAVVLYCAENATKAALDAIQILGGNGYINDYSTGRYLRDAKIYEIGAGTSEIRRMLISRVITEEYLQSK, from the exons atgtggtattttaatttattaaaaaatgtacggcttaaaaattctataaaatatatttacgaatgtaatgttaaatattctacaagatattataaaataaatgaaaatacatttgGTTTAAATGACCAGCAGAAAGAG cTTCGCAACTTGATTTTTGATTTTGCTCAGAAAGAATTGGCTCCTAAGGCAACTGAAATCgacagaaaaaataattttgatgaacTTAGA ACATTTTGGAAAAAACTTGGTAATTTGGGTTTATTAGGAATAACAGCTGATACGGAATATGGAGGAACCGGTGGTTCGTATTTTGAACATGTAATAGTTATGGAAGAAATAAGTAGAGCATGTGCAGCTATTGGACTTAGTTATGGAGCTCATTCCAATTTGTGcgttaatcaaattaatagaAACGGTACAAACAAACAGAAACAGAAATACTTGCCGAag TTATGTAGCGGTGAACATATTGGAGCTTTGGCTATGTCAGAGCCAGAAGCGGGATCAGACGTCGtatcgatgaaattaaaagcCGAAAGGAAAGGCGactattttgttttaaacgGTAATAAATTTTGGATCACAAATGGTCCGGATGCTGATGTTCTTGTAGTTTACGCCAAGACAAATCCAAATAATTTGAAACCGCAACATGGAATCACAGCTTTTATCATAGAAAGAGGAATGGAAGGGTTCAGTACAGCTCagaaattagataaattaGGAATGAGAGGATCGAATACTTCGGAGTTAATTTTCGAGGATTGTAAAGTTCCTG TGGAAAATGTGCTCGGAGAATTAAACAAAGGAATATATGTACTTTTCAGTGGTTTGGATTTGGAACGTTTGATTTTAGCAGGTGGTCCCTTAGG TATACTTCAAGCTTGCTGCGATGTTGCATTTGAATATGCACATACTAGGAAACAATTTGGAAAGTATATAAGCGAATTTCAATTGATACAG GGAAAAATTGCAGATATGTATACCACTCTAAGCGCTAGTAGAAGTTACTTATATTCGATTGCAAGGTCTTGCGATGCGGGACACGTGAATCGCAAGGATTGCGCTGCAGTGGTACTTTACTGCGCTGAGAATGCAACCAAGGCTGCTTTAGATGCGATTCAAATACTTG GTGGAAACGGatatatcaatgattattCTACTGGAAGATATCTAAGAGATgctaaaatttatgaaattggTGCAGGAACTAGTGAAATACGTAGGATGCTCATTAGCAGAGTGATTACCGAGGAATATTTGCAATCGAAGTAA